Proteins found in one Abyssibius alkaniclasticus genomic segment:
- the rplB gene encoding 50S ribosomal protein L2 produces MALKSYKPTTPGQRGLVLIDRSELWKGRPVKSLTEGLSKNGGRNNTGRITMRRKGGGAKRLYRIVDFKRTKFDMPAIVERIEYDPNRTAFIALIRYEDGVATYILAPQRLALGDTVIASAKADVKPGNAMPFTGMPIGTIVHNIELKQGKGGQLARAAGTYAQFVGRDGGYAQIRLASGELRLVRQECMATVGAVSNPDHGNQNLGKAGRNRHKGIRPSVRGVAMNPIDHPHGGGEGRTSGGRHPVTPWGKGTKGNKTRTNKATDKYILRSRNAKKGR; encoded by the coding sequence ATGGCATTGAAGTCGTATAAACCGACAACGCCTGGCCAGCGCGGACTGGTTCTGATCGACCGTTCGGAGCTTTGGAAAGGCCGCCCGGTCAAATCCCTCACCGAGGGTTTGTCCAAGAATGGCGGACGGAACAATACCGGGCGGATCACCATGCGTCGCAAAGGCGGCGGCGCGAAACGCTTGTATCGTATTGTGGATTTCAAACGCACGAAGTTTGACATGCCCGCAATCGTCGAGCGCATTGAGTATGACCCGAACCGGACCGCGTTCATCGCGCTGATCCGCTATGAGGACGGTGTCGCCACCTATATCCTTGCACCCCAGCGCCTTGCGCTTGGTGATACGGTAATTGCCTCGGCCAAGGCCGATGTGAAGCCCGGCAACGCCATGCCCTTCACCGGGATGCCGATTGGCACGATCGTGCATAACATCGAGTTGAAGCAGGGCAAGGGTGGCCAGTTGGCCCGCGCTGCCGGCACATATGCACAGTTTGTCGGCCGCGATGGCGGCTATGCGCAGATCCGTCTGGCCTCGGGCGAGCTGCGCCTTGTGCGCCAGGAATGCATGGCAACGGTTGGCGCAGTCTCCAACCCCGACCACGGCAACCAGAACCTTGGTAAAGCCGGTCGTAACCGCCATAAAGGCATCCGCCCCTCGGTGCGCGGTGTTGCCATGAACCCGATCGACCACCCGCATGGTGGTGGTGAAGGCCGCACATCCGGTGGCCGCCACCCCGTTACCCCCTGGGGTAAAGGCACCAAGGGCAACAAAACCCGCACCAACAAAGCGACCGACAAGTATATCTTGCGCTCGCGCAATGCGAAGAAGGGTCGGTAA
- the rpsS gene encoding 30S ribosomal protein S19, with translation MARSIWKGPFVEAHILKKAEKTRESGRNEVIKIWSRRSTILPQFVGLTFGVYNGKKHIPVNVTEDMIGQKFGEYSPTRTYYGHAADKKAKRK, from the coding sequence ATGGCACGCTCTATCTGGAAAGGCCCGTTCGTCGAGGCCCATATTCTGAAGAAAGCCGAGAAAACGCGCGAATCCGGCCGCAACGAAGTGATCAAGATCTGGTCGCGCCGTTCGACCATTCTGCCGCAATTCGTTGGCCTGACCTTCGGTGTTTACAACGGCAAGAAACATATCCCGGTCAATGTGACCGAGGACATGATCGGCCAGAAATTCGGTGAATATTCCCCAACGCGCACCTATTACGGGCACGCCGCGGACAAAAAAGCGAAGCGGAAGTAG
- the rplV gene encoding 50S ribosomal protein L22, with amino-acid sequence MGQEKNPRRAADNEAIATLRMLRGSGQKLNEVAQMIRNKPVDKALADLTFSKRRIAIDVKKCLQSAIANAENNHGLDVDELVVAEAYVGKNLVMKRGRPRARGRYGKILKPFSQLTIKVRQNAAEEQA; translated from the coding sequence ATGGGACAAGAAAAAAACCCCCGCCGCGCCGCGGATAATGAAGCAATTGCAACCCTGCGAATGTTGCGCGGTTCCGGCCAGAAGCTGAATGAAGTGGCTCAGATGATCCGCAACAAGCCGGTTGACAAGGCTTTGGCCGATCTGACCTTCTCCAAGCGCCGTATCGCGATTGACGTGAAAAAGTGCCTGCAGTCGGCGATTGCCAATGCGGAAAACAACCACGGTCTGGATGTTGATGAACTGGTCGTTGCCGAAGCCTATGTCGGCAAAAACCTGGTGATGAAACGTGGCCGTCCGCGTGCCCGTGGTCGCTACGGCAAGATTCTGAAGCCGTTCAGCCAGCTCACCATCAAAGTTCGCCAGAATGCAGCCGAGGAGCAAGCGTAA
- the rpsC gene encoding 30S ribosomal protein S3, translating to MGHKINPIGLRLQINRTWDSRWFADTKDFGNLLHEDLAIRAFVKKTCAQAGISRVIIERPHRKCRVSIHAARPGVIIGKKGADIETLRKQLSEFTSSELHLNIVEVRKPEIDAALVAENIAQQLERRVSFRRAVKRSIQNAMRMGALGIRVEVAGRLGGAEIARTEWAAEGRVPRHTLRADIDYALAESLTAYGIIGVKVWIFKGEIMEHDPQARDRRQSEMQEGGSRSQQRR from the coding sequence ATGGGACACAAGATCAACCCGATCGGTCTGCGCCTGCAGATCAACCGCACCTGGGACAGCCGCTGGTTTGCCGATACCAAAGATTTCGGCAACCTGCTGCACGAAGACCTGGCCATTCGCGCTTTCGTCAAGAAAACCTGCGCACAGGCTGGTATTTCGCGCGTGATCATCGAGCGTCCGCACCGCAAGTGCCGCGTGTCGATCCATGCAGCGCGCCCCGGCGTGATCATCGGCAAAAAAGGTGCCGACATCGAAACGCTGCGCAAGCAACTTTCGGAGTTCACCAGCTCGGAACTGCATCTCAACATCGTTGAAGTGCGCAAGCCCGAGATCGATGCCGCCCTGGTCGCCGAGAATATCGCCCAGCAGTTGGAGCGCCGTGTGTCGTTCCGCCGTGCGGTGAAACGCTCGATCCAGAATGCAATGCGCATGGGTGCCCTTGGGATTCGTGTTGAAGTGGCTGGCCGTTTGGGCGGCGCCGAGATTGCCCGCACCGAATGGGCCGCCGAAGGCCGCGTTCCGCGCCACACGCTGCGTGCCGATATTGATTATGCGCTGGCTGAAAGCCTGACCGCTTATGGCATCATCGGTGTCAAGGTCTGGATCTTCAAAGGCGAGATCATGGAGCACGACCCGCAGGCACGTGATCGTCGCCAGTCCGAAATGCAAGAAGGTGGTTCGCGTTCTCAGCAGCGTCGCTGA